The Haematobia irritans isolate KBUSLIRL chromosome 1, ASM5000362v1, whole genome shotgun sequence DNA segment TGGTGGTCTAAAccaagaaaaccaaaaaacagAACACCCGAAAGGACACCATGAAAGAATGGTCATCTATAATAATGCTGATGGTGGTATTGTGACCGTTGTTGATATTGGCACAATATCCAGTCACTTTCACCTTTCATTAGGTCCACGAACAAACCTTGCAATAttacaattgaaaatttaacacTCCTACCATTGTCTTCATTATGAACTTTAGAAGAATAAAAAGATGTAGTAAAACTGCTAGTCAATTGCTGCCACAGAATGACCATCATAATCGATCCTTTTGTATTGATTTACAGTCAATTGTCCATATGGATagttagggaaaattttgtattgccaATATTCGGGTCACGTTGTATGATTATTCCTTCATCATTATGATTGGGAGGTATTTTTAGTGTAAACACATTTCGATATGACAGgccataaattttaaaaatatttgtttttattcctaAGGAATGTCAGCatgaaaaatggaaaagaaatttttgagagaGTTCTCACAAACTActaagaattaaaaataatttttctattactTTTGGTTCATTGATTACTATCTTTATTAATCGTAAACGATCAGAGGCTTAACATGTTAATTGCTAAGGGTTTCCGATTTTAATTTGAGTTGTTTCGGGAAATGTGATACAGTGTTACTCAGtttacaattatttatttgggattcgattaacacattttttttatcaaaatttggaaagtgCAAAaagttgacaatatttctaacCTAACctgaactattttttttatatattttacggccattttcatgtagctccgtaacGTAGCTTTAacggccagttaacagaaagtaaattgcagatatcttctctccagttaactttaactgaaaaattttcagcagttaagttcttaACTCGCATATGGATTATATAGACAATATGACAGATATATCCGCAACatggtttaaaatttcgttagcatacgtAGCACTAACGTAGCTTCTTGAAAATATGATTTTAGGTGGCCTaccaggttccaaagatttcatcTTTCCTCTAatgactttggtattgattccgagcgaaaGAAGCGTAGAATTTAAGTGaggatacattaaaaaaaaaaaaaatttcaattctcttttaaatttgagttttgcgtacttgtttctaggaaacaaagtttaatttgttggtttttttttaatatgctaTAAGAGTCCATTTTTAATTCGAATCAcataactacaccctcaaaaaaatcgcccctgaaacatatactcccaaacagtcCAAttttggttgttaacggccatatactaacaccacgttccaaatgtgaaccggatcgtatgaattttgctcctccaaggagctccggaggtcaaatctggggaacggtttatatgggggctatatacacccagcaaaaaaatttggaagttcttccaaaggcacaactttaaatgcacttccagaagatgcactcacaatgatgttctttattttaactacccaagatgttcttttaattcaattttttataacttagttttttcatacttttaatgggtaattttaactttttttgtttcaaataggttaaaaacagagtaagaattcataaattggtacaaatcatttaaattttgtcgaaaaaagtgctaaatccaatctgaatttgtgaaaatatttgaggtcaaacgtttccgacaagcgttagaatccattaaaaattatagaaattataataattatttatttgacaaaatatcacagaattgtttaatttacatccaaaacattgaattcggatcacacctaaagaagtgatgcaaactcagtgcaacggctgttgaaatgaaggacttccgtcctatgacaagcccatgttaaattcatcgcttctgcgtcaaatttgcaccacttccggatccaaaaagaacattttcattacttttttggcgacgctttttttgctgggtaattatggaccgatatggatcaattctggcacggttgttaaagatcatatactaacaccatgttccaaatttcaaccggattggatgaaatttgcttctcttggagacttagcaagccaaatctgggaatcggtttatatggggcctatatataattatgaaccgatgtggacaaatttttgcacggttggtagagaccatataccaaaaccatgtaccaaatttcagccggatcggatgaaatttgcttctcttagaggctccgtaagccaaatcggaggatcggtttatataggggctatataaagggtgattcttttgaggttaggattttcatgcattagtatttgacagatcacgtgggatttcagacatggtgtcaaagagaaagatgctcagtatgctttgacatttcatcatgaatagacttactaacgagcaacgcttgcaaatcattgaattttattaccaaaatcagtggcagaaaatccgcttttttatcgacaaattttgttcagcgatgaggctcatttctggttgaatggctacgtaaataagcaaaattgccgcatttggagtgaagagcaaccagaagccgttcaagaactgcccatgcatcccgaaaaatgcactgtttggtgtggtttgtacgctggtggaatcattggaccgtattttttcaaagatgctgttggacgcaacgttacggtgaatggcgatcgctatcgttcgatgctaacaaactttttgttgccaaaaatggaagaactgaacttggttgacatgtggtttcaacaagatggcgctacatgccacacagctcgcgattctatggccattttgagggaaaacttcggagaacaattcatctcaagaaatggaccggtaagttggccaccaagatcatgcgatttgacgcctttagactattttttgtggggctacgtcaagtctaaagtctacagaaataagccagcaactattccagctttggaagacaacatttccgaagaaattcgggctattccggccgaaatgctcgaaaaagttgcccaaaattggactttgcgaatggaccacctaagacgcagccgcggtcaacatttaaatgaaattatcttcaaaaagtaaatgtcatggaccaatctaacgtttcaaataaagaaccgatgagattttgcaaattttatgcgtttttttaaaaaaaaaagttatcaagctcttaacaaatcaccctttataattatgaaccgatgtggacaaatttttgcacggttggtagagaccatataccaaaaccatgtaccaaatttcagccggatcggatgaaatttgcttctcttagaggctccgtaagccaaatcggaggatcggtttatataggggctatatataattatggaccgatgtggaccaatttttgaatggttggtagagaccatataccaaaaccatgtaccaaatttcagccggatcggatgaaatttgctactctttgaagctccgcaagccaaatctggggatcggtttatatgggggctatatatagttatggaccgatgtggaccaatttttgcatgattggtagagaccatataccaaaaccatgtaccaaatttcagccggatcggatgaaatttacttctctttgaggctccgcaagccaaatctggcgatcagttcatatggtggctatatataattatggaccgatgtggaccaatttttggatggttgttggagaccatatacttacaccatgtaccaaatttcagcaggatcggatgaaatttgcttctctttgaggctccgcaagccaattctggggatcggtttatatgggggctttatataattatagaccgatgtggaccaatttttgcatggttgttagagactatataccaacaccatgtaccaaatgtcaaccggatcggacgaattttgctcctccaagaggctccgcaagccaaatctgagggtccgtttatatgggggctatacgttaaagtggaccgatatggcccatttgcaataccatccgacctacatcaataacaactacttgtgccaagtttcaagtcgatagcttgtttcgttctgaagttagtgtgatttcaacatacggacggacggacggacatgtttagatcgactcagaatttcaccacgacccagaatatatatactttatgtggtcttagagcaatatttcgatgtgttacaaacggaatgacaaagtaaatataccccccatcctatggtggaggatataaaaatattttcgtgaggtcaaagatttcacgtctttaaaatgcgaatgcaaattttgcttagcatagaagatgcaattctctaatataaagttttttccttgtccagaagtcgataaacttttcaataaagtcgtattgtccttataattaagtgatttcacttcaaatgggtatcataacatgaaagaaacaatGTTTTGGCtagggtcaacttgactttaataattcagaagaattctttaattttaatgaaattgtctttaaattagttgtctttttgcatcttgactacaaagcaaaaaatcgttcaaatataggacatgtttttcaacactttattttaaagatattttttacttgaaacatagcataatttctactagaagtcgagtcttaatttggaaaataaagatgttgttaacttatttttaaaggactttgatagtatatgaagaaaaaaagctgaaaaagcgaaaaattaaaatttgcttcctagaagcaagtacataaaacccaaaattaaaagagaattgtatctttaaagtatccttacttgtattctccacttctttggctcggaatcaataccaacattttttaagtaaagacaaaatctttggaaacgggcatgattttttttatcactAAACGTTtatattatttcaaaaatatcacGAAATTCATAAATTCTATTAATTTTCCATGCAACCTTCATAACGAAGTCTGGCACTAAAACTCGTTTCATGAGCTGAGACATACACTTTTCAGTTTTCATTATCGAAATGTGAGGTGAAAAGTTTTCCTCCATCAATTTATTGCttggtgaaaattttctcttggaagTTTCGCGAAACCCAACATCAACAATGACAACAACACACCAATAGTGCAACAAATAAAAACCCACTCAAGTTGTCACTGTGGCCCCGCCGCACGATTATTTTTGACATTAACCTCTTCGAAGACCAAACTCAATATATGCATCCATTATACACGGTCATCCCCACACTCCGATGGACTCCTACTCAGAAATATAACAagatgaaaatttctttcaatgCTAAGCCACCAGCCAAGGTGCAGCATCAGCAACGGCCTTAGTAAATCCATTGCCACCATCACCATCAGCAACTATTTGTTGGGGTGGGGGAGAGGGGACAATGTGAACATGCAACAAACTCTCTTGCCATTTTTTTTATGGTTTATGTGGTGTGGCTTAGTTTGGCGTTGAATTTAATGTCAGttcagtttttgttttctttgcaaaCTTTTGTTTGGAAATCGGAAAATTATGGATTTGTTTACTTTCACCTGACAATGCTACTCCAACAACAGCAGAGTAATAAGTAAATGCTTCAAGATTGTCGGCTATTTGGTTTTtggtggcctctgttgtcagcgGTTTTGTTGGGCAACATTTTAAAGTTAAATGCATATCCAATAGaaaatctattaatttttagaaaaatttgtttgagtAGCATGTCTGCAAGGTGCGGGccaaaagtaatttaattttattaaaactttttttttatatataactaattaaaatatatataaatttatttttattataatacaaattttaattaaaatattcgtAATGGTAAGTATTAAACTAAATGAAatcatataaaattgaattattaaatataaagagagtttattgaaataatttaaactaaattaaaaattgcatttgtaaataattatcacctaaattaaattaacccttaaatggacaagatcaccgattcctccAAAAAAAGATATAATATGCATAATGGTAAAAAAAAGAACACCTGCATATTACGTTTTTAAAACATAtgtgtttttttgaaaaaaatagtgATTGTATATTAAAAATACAGTTCacattaaaccaattttttttacaaatgaacAATTTGTTTTTAGCAGAGAATATAGATATTTTTACAATACAcagtttttttacaaaacaataCTTTCATctatggtaaatattatttaacttccaatttgtggttttttgaaattttggttaaaatttgatttttaattttgactgcagattactcagaaatataacaaaacatatgtatttttatacactgcaccacactgtggaacaggatattataagttagtgcatatgtttgcaacgcccagaaggagacgagatagacacatggtgtctttggcaaaaatgctgagGGTGGGCTcctaagtcgatatagccatgtccgtctgtccgtctgcccgtgaacacattttgtaatcaaagtctaggtcgcagttttagtccaatcgacttcaaatttggcacaagtatgtgctttggctcagaatagaacccttttgattttggaaaaaatcggtccagatttagatatagctcccacatatatatttcgcccgatatgggcttatatggcccaagaagctagagttttaccttaatttgcttaaaatgttgcacaagaagaacaattagtgctatagtcaagtgtgccaaattttattgaaatcggttccgatttagatatagctcccaaatatatctttcgcccgatatggactaatgcggtcccagaagccagagttttaccccaatttggttgaaattttgcactaggagtacaattagtagtgtagtcaagtgttgcaaattttattgaaatcggttcagatttagatatatctcccatatatagctttcacccgatttacactcatatgaccacagaggccagttttttgctccgatttagttgaaatttagcacagggagtagaattagctattcgtgccaaatttggttgaaatcggttcagatttagatatatctcccatatatagctttcgcccgatttatactc contains these protein-coding regions:
- the LOC142243000 gene encoding uncharacterized protein LOC142243000 codes for the protein MHPEKCTVWCGLYAGGIIGPYFFKDAVGRNVTVNGDRYRSMLTNFLLPKMEELNLVDMWFQQDGATCHTARDSMAILRENFGEQFISRNGPVSWPPRSCDLTPLDYFLWGYVKSKVYRNKPATIPALEDNISEEIRAIPAEMLEKVAQNWTLRMDHLRRSRGQHLNEIIFKK